Proteins encoded together in one Lathyrus oleraceus cultivar Zhongwan6 chromosome 5, CAAS_Psat_ZW6_1.0, whole genome shotgun sequence window:
- the LOC127086409 gene encoding protein RETICULATA-RELATED 1, chloroplastic, with the protein MSSHALFQAGQIIPMNSHISPKTLSPKTVPKLPLLRNRRRLLVVRSSSASPADVDSDTSSTSSLFERCFAAPSAPSASHTVNPVMKGGKYGAFGAVTLEKSKIELSKEQSNKSSPELATGGGGGDIGKIISYGGGDGGDDDGDDDDYFDDFDEGDEGDEGGLFRRRIILQELFDRKFVDAVLSEWQRTIMDLPAGFRQAYEMGLVSSAQMVKYLAMNARPTASRLISRKLPQGLSRAFIGRLLADPAFMYRFLLEEVATIGCSVWWEIKNRKDRIKQEWDLALINVLTAAACNAVVVWSLAPCRSYGNTFQFDLQNTLQKLPNNIFEMSYPLREFDLQKRIQAFLFKAAELCMVGLGTGAVQGALSSSLAKKKEGRLSVTVPTVSSNALGYGAFLGIYANLRYQLLCGFDRSMVSHFDVIGVALFFSTAFRVLNVQLGETSKRAWLGVEADPLAQSDELLKVYNRTSENIEKPSSSKWFISKNAFVSGLGLLGIKQSNADGSGAESSAPKARRKRIVRKKVVAGSA; encoded by the exons ATGTCCTCTCACGCTCTGTTTCAAGCGGGGCAAATTATTCCCATGAACTCTCACATATCACCTAAAACCTTATCCCCAAAAACCGTTCCCAAACTACCCCTGCTTCGCAACCGTCGCCGCCTTTTGGTTGTTCGATCGTCGTCCGCCTCCCCCGCCGACGTCGATAGTGATACTTCATCAACATCTTCGCTTTTTGAGCGATGTTTTGCCGCACCGTCTGCTCCTTCCGCTTCGCATACCGTTAATCCGGTTATGAAAGGAGGTAAATACGGTGCGTTTGGGGCTGTTACGCTTGAGAAATCGAAAATTGAATTATCAAAAGAGCAGAGCAACAAGTCTTCCCCTGAG CTAGCCACTGGGGGAGGTGGTGGAGATATTGGAAAGATAATCAGTTATGGTGGTGGTGATGGAGGTGACGACGATGGTGACGATGACGACTACTTCGATGACTTTGATGAGGGTGATGAGGGAGATGAGGGTGGATTGTTTAGGAGACGCATAATTCTTCAAGAG CTATTTGACCGTAAATTTGTGGACGCGGTGTTGAGTGAATGGCAAAGGACTATTATGGATTTGCCAGCTGGATTTCGGCAAGCTTATGAAATG GGCTTGGTTAGCTCAGCCCAAATGGTGAAGTACTTAGCAATGAATGCCAGGCCAACCGCCAGTAGGCTTATATCTAGAAAACTACCGCAAGGACTGTCAAGGGCTTTCATTGGCAG GTTGCTTGCAGATCCTGCTTTCATGTATAGGTTTCTATTAGAGGAAGTTGCTACTATAGGCTGCTCCGTGTGGTGGGAGATTAAAAATCGAAAAGATAG GATAAAGCAAGAGTGGGATCTTGCACTTATCAATGTGCTCACCGCAGCAGCATGCAATGCTGTAGTTGTTTGGTCCCTTGCTCCTTGTCGTTCATATGGAAACACATTTCAATTTGATTTACAAAATACATTGCAGAAGCTTCCAAACAACATATTTGAAATGAGCTATCCTCTTAGGGAATTCGACCTACAAAAAAGAATTCAAGCGTTTTTGTTCAAGGCTGCTGAGTTGTGCATGGTTGGTTTAGGCACGGGTGCAGTACAGGGTGCATTGTCAAGCTCTTTGGCTAAGAAAAAGGAAGGAAG ATTATCGGTGACTGTCCCAACTGTGAGCAGTAATGCACTTGGTTATGGTGCTTTTCTTGGAATCTATGCTAACCTGAGATATCAACTACTCTGCGGATTTGATAGATCAATGGTCAGTCATTTTGATGTTATTGGAGTCGCATTGTTCTTCAGCACAGCATTCAG GGTCTTGAACGTTCAATTAGGAGAGACTTCCAAGCGTGCATGGCTTGGAGTTGAGGCAGATCCACTAGCTCAGTCAGATGAGCTCTTGAAGGTTTACAACAGGACTTCTGAAAATATTGAAAAACCATCATCATCTAAATGGTTTATATCAAAGAATGCATTTGTTTCTGGGCTTGGGCTCTTGGGCATCAAACAAAGTAATGCAGACGGGTCTGGTGCAGAATCATCAGCTCCTAAAGCTCGTCGAAAAAGGATTGTGCGGAAGAAGGTTGTTGCAGGATCTGCTTAG